In one Lolium rigidum isolate FL_2022 chromosome 3, APGP_CSIRO_Lrig_0.1, whole genome shotgun sequence genomic region, the following are encoded:
- the LOC124698270 gene encoding NAC domain-containing protein 1-like, with protein sequence MIMSDPAMLPPGFRFHPTDEELILHYLRNRAADSPCPVSIIADVDIYKFDPWALPSKATYGDREWYFFTPRDRKYPNGVRPNRAAGSGYWKATGTDKPIRSSATNESVGVKKALVFYKGRPPKGIKTNWIMHEYRLATADAHAANTYRPMRFRNASMRLDDWVLCRIYKKTSQVSPMPVPPLSDHELDEPSGAYPMSSAGMLVQAGTSSYPLQGTAAGTQRMPKIPSISELLNDYSLAQLFNDGGHGEMPRHDQHGAALLGHPIMNQFHVNSSMSQFAQMDSSASTSTAGEGAAGKRKRSSEDCGRNGSTSQPDKKPNGSCFGGATFQIGSGNVLQGSVGTGHHTLLPF encoded by the exons GTCCGACCCGGCCATGCTCCCGCCGGGCTTCCGGTTCCACCCGACGGACGAGGAGCTCATCCTCCACTACCTCCGCAACCGCGCCGCCGACTCGCCGTGCCCCGTCTCCATCATCGCCGACGTCGATATCTACAAGTTCGACCCATGGGCCCTGCCAT CCAAAGCTACCTATGGCGACAGGGAGTGGTACTTCTTCACGCCGAGGGACCGCAAGTACCCGAATGGCGTCCGGCCGAACCGGGCGGCGGGGTCCGGCTACTGGAAGGCCACCGGCACCGACAAGCCCATCCGCAGCAGCGCCACCAACGAGAGCGTCGGCGTCAAGAAGGCGCTCGTCTTCTACAAGGGCCGCCCGCCCAAGGGCATCAAGACCAACTGGATCATGCACGAGTACCGTCTCGCCACCGCCGACGCGCACGCCGCCAACACCTACCGCCCCATGAGGTTCCGCAACGCCTCCATGAGG CTGGACGACTGGGTGCTGTGCCGGATCTACAAGAAGACCAGCCAGGTGTCGCCGATGCCAGTGCCGCCGCTGTCCGACCACGAGCTCGACGAGCCGAGCGGCGCCTACCCGATGTCGAGCGCCGGCATGCTCGTGCAGGCCGGCACCAGCAGCTACCCGCTGCAGGGGACGGCTGCGGGCACGCAGAGGATGCCGAAGATCCCGTCCATTTCAGAGCTGCTCAACGACTACTCGCTGGCACAGCTCTTCAACGACGGCGGCCATGGGGAGATGCCACGGCACGACCAGCACGGCGCCGCCCTCCTCGGCCACcccatcatgaaccaattccatgtgAACAGCAGCATGTCCCAGTTTGCGCAGATGGACTCGTCGGCGTCCACGTCGACGGCAGGCGAGGGCGCTGCCGGGAAGCGCAAGAGATCGTCGGAGGACTGTGGCCGTAATGGGTCCACGAGCCAGCCGGACAAGAAGCCGAACGGATCTTGTTTTGGTGGCGCAACGTTCCAAATAGGCAGTGGCAACGTCTTGCAAGGGTCAGTAGGCACGGGCCATCACACGCTGCTCCCTTTCTAA